One genomic region from Actinocatenispora thailandica encodes:
- a CDS encoding DUF1330 domain-containing protein, which yields MTGYVLARLNTPGKVQPEVFEYMERIQGTMDPYGGRFLIHGGAVEVKEGGWSGDLVLLGFPTPQHARDWYDSPAYQQIKHLRADHVGGDILIIEGEPADHDSAAMAAALRAAQS from the coding sequence ATGACCGGCTACGTACTGGCCCGGCTCAACACACCGGGGAAGGTGCAGCCCGAGGTCTTCGAGTACATGGAACGGATCCAGGGCACGATGGATCCGTACGGCGGGCGGTTCCTGATTCACGGCGGCGCCGTCGAGGTGAAGGAGGGCGGCTGGTCCGGGGACCTGGTCCTGCTCGGCTTCCCGACTCCGCAGCACGCCCGCGACTGGTACGACTCCCCGGCGTACCAGCAGATCAAGCACCTGCGCGCGGATCACGTCGGCGGCGACATCCTGATCATCGAGGGCGAGCCGGCGGACCACGACTCCGCCGCCATGGCCGCCGCGCTGCGCGCCGCGCAGTCCTGA
- a CDS encoding ester cyclase — protein MDRDEMIALARRMYAAANQHDLAAVDEIFAADFRGVGITGPDQVKRAWSAMIERCPDFHVELVDAMVDGDRMALRATVTGVETAAGDDGYLTEWVRVADGRIADVWGVTNVALR, from the coding sequence ATGGACCGGGACGAGATGATCGCGCTGGCCCGCCGGATGTACGCGGCGGCGAACCAGCACGACCTGGCGGCAGTGGACGAGATCTTCGCGGCGGACTTCCGCGGGGTCGGTATCACCGGGCCCGACCAGGTGAAACGCGCCTGGTCGGCGATGATCGAGCGGTGCCCGGACTTCCACGTCGAGCTGGTGGACGCGATGGTCGACGGCGATCGGATGGCGTTGCGTGCCACCGTCACCGGCGTCGAAACCGCCGCCGGTGACGACGGCTACCTGACCGAGTGGGTCCGGGTCGCCGACGGCCGGATCGCCGACGTCTGGGGCGTCACCAACGTCGCCCTCCGCTGA
- a CDS encoding GNAT family N-acetyltransferase: MLDVRVLTGNDWALWREVRLDALREAPYAYGSTYADWVDADEQRWRDRLDGPGFHNVLVLLDGAPAGIATGVPTDDPDVAELISMYVRPAARGHGVGDRLIDEVAAAAAATGAHTLRLNVTQGNAHAGNLYARNGFHDVAPNPEPGRNGVRYERTMIRRLDRAPRSTPA; this comes from the coding sequence GTGCTGGACGTACGGGTACTGACCGGGAACGACTGGGCGCTGTGGCGGGAGGTTCGGCTCGACGCGCTGCGCGAGGCGCCGTACGCGTACGGCTCCACCTACGCCGACTGGGTCGATGCGGACGAGCAGCGGTGGCGCGACCGGCTCGACGGGCCCGGCTTCCACAACGTGCTGGTCCTGCTGGACGGCGCGCCGGCGGGCATCGCCACCGGTGTCCCGACCGACGATCCCGACGTCGCCGAACTGATCTCGATGTACGTCCGCCCCGCCGCCCGCGGCCACGGAGTCGGTGACCGGTTGATCGACGAGGTCGCCGCGGCCGCCGCGGCGACCGGCGCGCACACCCTGCGGCTCAACGTGACCCAGGGCAACGCGCACGCCGGTAACCTCTACGCGCGCAACGGCTTCCACGACGTCGCCCCGAACCCCGAACCAGGCCGCAACGGCGTCCGGTACGAGCGCACGATGATCCGCCGGCTCGACCGCGCTCCCCGTTCGACCCCGGCCTGA
- a CDS encoding helix-turn-helix domain-containing protein, with product MADAAQTRQRILDIALELFTERGFAGTSVADLAGRLGTSKAALYHHFRSKNEILAALLEAPTRRFDELVAQASELTDEQLLGRVVDLTAELFAVAGVLDGDPSVQAAQRAQLLDRSRDINQALTAALVAPPGDADARLRAHAAYAAAKHGTLAAVADLGTTELPATSRTALVTAALRALHPAG from the coding sequence ATGGCGGACGCGGCGCAGACCCGGCAGCGCATCCTCGACATCGCGCTGGAACTGTTCACCGAGCGCGGTTTCGCCGGCACCTCGGTGGCCGACCTCGCCGGCCGGCTCGGCACCAGCAAGGCCGCCCTCTACCACCACTTCCGGTCCAAGAACGAGATCCTCGCGGCGCTGCTCGAGGCGCCGACCCGGCGCTTCGACGAGCTGGTGGCGCAGGCATCCGAGCTGACCGACGAGCAGCTGCTGGGCCGGGTCGTCGACCTGACCGCCGAACTGTTCGCGGTCGCCGGCGTGCTCGACGGCGACCCGTCGGTACAGGCGGCGCAGCGTGCGCAGCTGCTCGACCGGTCCCGGGACATCAACCAGGCGCTCACCGCGGCGCTGGTCGCACCGCCGGGCGACGCGGACGCGCGGCTGCGGGCCCACGCCGCGTACGCCGCCGCCAAGCACGGCACCCTCGCCGCCGTCGCCGACCTCGGTACGACGGAGCTGCCCGCGACGAGCCGCACCGCCCTGGTGACCGCCGCCCTCCGCGCCCTGCACCCGGCCGGCTGA
- a CDS encoding alpha/beta fold hydrolase, translating to MPFVTATDGTRLAYEEYGVGAPLVFIAGWALSADMWEHQVPRFVAEGYRCVMLDRRGHARSERPSGGYDLDSLSDDIHTLLTALDLRDVTIVGHSFGGVEVAHYLARHGSGRIARAVLLAACLPSLKRSAANPDGVPPEAVALTMAELRADRPKWLTKSAQAYFATHLFNDVSPALIDDTVRQCLNVAPMAAFAVQEECLNAAHEDTLPDIDVPVLVLHGAADTSAPVHFTGRRTAAAIPGCVYREYPTAGHGLYVTHADAVNTDILDFVKAS from the coding sequence ATGCCTTTCGTCACCGCCACCGACGGCACCCGCCTCGCCTACGAGGAGTACGGCGTGGGCGCGCCGCTGGTGTTCATCGCCGGCTGGGCGCTGTCGGCCGACATGTGGGAGCACCAGGTCCCGCGGTTCGTCGCCGAGGGGTACCGCTGCGTCATGCTGGACCGCCGCGGCCATGCCCGGTCCGAGCGCCCGTCCGGCGGGTACGACCTGGACTCGCTCAGCGACGACATCCACACCCTGCTCACCGCGCTGGACCTGCGGGACGTGACGATCGTGGGCCACTCGTTCGGCGGTGTCGAGGTGGCGCACTACCTGGCCCGGCACGGTTCGGGCCGGATCGCCCGCGCGGTGTTGCTCGCGGCCTGCCTGCCGTCGCTGAAGCGCAGCGCGGCCAACCCGGACGGGGTGCCGCCGGAGGCGGTGGCGCTCACCATGGCCGAGCTGCGCGCCGACCGGCCGAAGTGGCTGACCAAGAGCGCACAGGCGTACTTCGCGACGCACCTGTTCAACGACGTGTCCCCGGCACTGATCGACGACACGGTCCGGCAGTGCCTGAACGTGGCGCCGATGGCGGCGTTCGCGGTCCAGGAGGAGTGCCTGAACGCGGCGCACGAGGACACCCTGCCGGACATCGACGTGCCGGTACTGGTGCTGCACGGTGCGGCGGACACCTCGGCGCCGGTGCACTTCACCGGCCGGCGTACCGCGGCGGCGATCCCGGGCTGCGTCTACCGCGAGTACCCGACCGCCGGCCACGGGCTGTACGTGACGCACGCGGACGCCGTCAACACCGACATCCTCGACTTCGTCAAGGCCTCCTGA
- a CDS encoding 2-oxoacid:acceptor oxidoreductase subunit alpha produces MAKQVRQLDRVVIRFAGDSGDGMQLTGDRFTAESAQLGNDLSTLPNFPAEIRAPAGTLPGVSSFQLHFADYDILTPGDAPNVLVAMNPAALKANLPDVPRAAEIIVNTDEFTKRNLAKVGYDVNPLEDGTLDAYAVHEVPLTSLTVKALEAFDISKKDAERSKNMFALGLLSWMYNRSVEGTETFLRKKFADRPELVEANVTALKAGWNYGETTEDFAVRYEVKPAKLPAGTYRNITGNTALAYGLIAASVRAGLPLFLGAYPITPASDVLHELSKHKKFGVLTFQAEDEIAAVAAALGASYGGALGVTSTSGPGVALKGETIGLAVMQELPLVICDIQRAGPSTGMPTKTEQADLNMALYGRHGESPAAVIAASSPSDCFYAALEAVRIAVTYRVPVLLLSDGYLANGSEPWRLPKVAELPEITVDFATAHNHENPDGSTEFWPYLRDPETLARPWAIPGTPGLEHRIGGIEKADGTGNISYDPANHDTMVRLRQAKVDAIARDIPDLVADDPSGEARVLVLGWGSTYGPIGAAVRRIRDNGHPIAQAHLRHLNPLPANTEALLRSYDKVVVPEMNLGQLAQLLRAKFLIDVIGYDKVRGLPFTAGELESALEEIVKNV; encoded by the coding sequence GTGGCCAAGCAGGTCCGACAACTGGATCGGGTGGTCATCCGGTTCGCCGGCGACTCCGGCGACGGTATGCAGCTGACCGGGGACCGGTTCACCGCCGAGTCCGCGCAGCTGGGCAACGACCTCTCCACGTTGCCCAACTTCCCCGCCGAGATCCGCGCCCCCGCCGGCACCCTGCCCGGTGTGTCCAGCTTCCAGCTGCATTTCGCCGACTACGACATCCTCACCCCCGGCGACGCGCCGAACGTGCTGGTGGCGATGAACCCGGCCGCCCTCAAGGCGAACCTGCCGGACGTGCCGCGGGCGGCGGAGATCATCGTCAACACCGACGAGTTCACCAAGCGCAACCTGGCCAAGGTCGGCTACGACGTGAACCCGCTGGAGGACGGCACCCTCGACGCGTACGCGGTGCACGAGGTGCCGCTCACCTCGCTGACCGTGAAGGCGCTGGAGGCCTTCGACATCTCCAAGAAGGACGCCGAGCGGTCCAAGAACATGTTCGCGCTCGGCCTGCTGTCCTGGATGTACAACCGGTCGGTCGAGGGCACCGAGACGTTCCTGCGGAAGAAGTTCGCGGACCGGCCGGAGCTGGTCGAGGCGAACGTGACCGCGTTGAAGGCCGGCTGGAACTACGGCGAGACCACCGAGGACTTCGCGGTGCGGTACGAGGTGAAGCCGGCGAAGCTGCCGGCCGGCACCTACCGCAACATCACCGGCAACACCGCCCTGGCGTACGGCCTGATCGCCGCCAGCGTGCGGGCCGGCCTGCCGCTGTTCCTCGGCGCGTACCCGATCACGCCGGCCTCCGACGTGCTGCACGAGCTGAGCAAGCACAAGAAGTTCGGCGTGCTGACGTTCCAGGCCGAGGACGAGATCGCCGCCGTCGCCGCCGCGCTCGGCGCGTCGTACGGCGGGGCGCTGGGCGTCACCTCGACCTCCGGCCCCGGCGTCGCGCTCAAGGGCGAGACGATCGGCCTCGCTGTGATGCAGGAGCTGCCGCTGGTGATCTGCGACATCCAGCGCGCCGGCCCGTCCACCGGGATGCCGACCAAGACCGAGCAGGCCGACCTGAACATGGCGCTGTACGGTCGGCACGGCGAGTCGCCGGCCGCGGTGATCGCGGCGAGTTCCCCGTCCGACTGCTTCTACGCGGCGCTCGAAGCGGTCCGCATCGCGGTCACCTACCGGGTGCCGGTGCTGCTGCTGTCCGACGGCTACCTGGCGAACGGGTCGGAGCCGTGGCGGCTGCCGAAGGTGGCCGAGCTGCCGGAGATCACCGTCGACTTCGCCACCGCGCACAACCACGAGAACCCGGACGGCAGTACCGAGTTCTGGCCGTACCTGCGGGATCCCGAGACGCTCGCCCGACCGTGGGCGATCCCCGGTACACCCGGGCTGGAGCACCGCATCGGCGGCATCGAGAAGGCCGACGGCACCGGCAACATCTCGTACGACCCGGCCAACCACGACACGATGGTGCGGCTGCGGCAGGCGAAGGTCGACGCGATCGCCCGGGACATCCCGGACCTGGTCGCCGACGACCCGTCGGGTGAGGCCCGGGTGCTGGTGCTGGGCTGGGGCTCCACGTACGGGCCGATCGGCGCCGCGGTGCGCCGCATCCGGGACAACGGCCACCCCATCGCGCAGGCGCACCTGCGGCACCTGAACCCGTTGCCGGCGAACACCGAGGCGCTGCTGCGCAGCTACGACAAGGTCGTGGTGCCGGAGATGAACCTGGGCCAGCTGGCACAGCTGCTGCGGGCCAAGTTCCTGATCGACGTGATCGGCTACGACAAGGTGCGCGGGCTGCCGTTCACCGCGGGTGAGCTGGAGTCGGCGCTTGAGGAGATCGTGAAGAATGTCTGA
- a CDS encoding 2-oxoacid:ferredoxin oxidoreductase subunit beta, translating into MKQFKSDQEVRWCPGCGDYAILAAFQSFLPTLGIKQENTVVVSGIGCSSRFPYYMNTYGMHSIHGRAPAIASGLATTRPDLSVWMITGDGDALSIGGNHLIHALRRNVNIKILLFNNRIYGLTKGQYSPTSELGKVTKSTPAGSADAPFNPVSLALGAEASFVARTLDSDRKHLTSVLSAAAEHNGSAFIEIYQNCPIFNDDAFEVLKNPETRDEAVVRVEHGQPITFGPDGVHCVVRRGFGLAVAKTAEVDPADIVVHDAHEPDPSYAFALSRLPGEDLLHTPMGVLRDVPRPSYDEIVRGQLDAARTGRSLDDELDSLLYSGDTWAIV; encoded by the coding sequence ATGAAGCAGTTCAAGAGCGACCAGGAGGTGCGCTGGTGCCCGGGGTGCGGTGACTACGCGATCCTGGCCGCGTTCCAGAGCTTCCTGCCGACGCTCGGCATCAAGCAGGAGAACACCGTCGTCGTCTCCGGCATCGGCTGCTCGTCGCGCTTCCCGTACTACATGAACACCTACGGCATGCACTCCATCCACGGGCGCGCGCCGGCGATCGCGAGCGGCCTCGCGACCACCCGCCCGGACCTGTCGGTGTGGATGATCACCGGTGACGGCGACGCGCTGTCGATCGGCGGCAACCACCTGATCCACGCCCTGCGGCGCAACGTCAACATCAAGATCCTGCTGTTCAACAACCGGATCTACGGTCTGACCAAGGGCCAGTACTCGCCGACCTCGGAGCTGGGCAAGGTCACCAAGTCGACGCCGGCCGGCTCGGCCGACGCGCCGTTCAACCCGGTGTCGCTGGCGCTCGGCGCCGAGGCCTCGTTCGTCGCCCGCACGCTCGACTCCGACCGCAAGCACCTGACCTCGGTGCTGAGCGCGGCGGCCGAGCACAACGGCAGCGCGTTCATCGAGATCTACCAGAACTGCCCGATCTTCAACGACGACGCGTTCGAGGTGCTGAAGAACCCGGAGACCCGGGACGAGGCGGTGGTACGGGTCGAGCACGGCCAGCCGATCACGTTCGGCCCGGACGGCGTGCACTGCGTGGTGCGCCGCGGCTTCGGCCTGGCGGTGGCGAAGACCGCGGAGGTCGATCCGGCCGACATCGTGGTGCACGACGCGCACGAGCCGGACCCGTCGTACGCGTTCGCGCTGTCCCGGCTGCCCGGCGAGGACCTGCTGCACACCCCGATGGGCGTGCTGCGGGACGTGCCGCGCCCGTCGTACGACGAGATCGTGCGCGGCCAGCTGGACGCGGCCCGTACCGGCCGGAGCCTGGACGACGAGCTCGACTCGCTGCTGTACTCCGGCGACACCTGGGCCATCGTCTGA
- a CDS encoding phage holin family protein — protein sequence MRILIRIIINAVALWVSTLLPGISLTGSTWHRVGSLLAVAVIFGIINAVLKPIIKVIGCGLYILTLGLISLVVNALLFLLAGYLSDKLGLTFHVAGFWAGFWGALIVAIVSFLLSLLIPDRLEGKD from the coding sequence GTGCGCATACTGATCAGGATCATCATCAACGCCGTGGCGCTGTGGGTGTCGACGCTGCTGCCGGGCATCTCGCTGACCGGGTCGACCTGGCACAGGGTCGGCTCCCTGCTGGCCGTTGCGGTGATCTTCGGGATCATCAACGCGGTGCTCAAGCCCATCATCAAGGTGATCGGCTGCGGGCTGTACATCCTGACCCTCGGCCTGATCTCGCTCGTGGTCAACGCGCTGCTGTTCCTGCTCGCCGGCTACCTGTCGGACAAGCTGGGGCTCACCTTCCACGTCGCCGGCTTCTGGGCCGGATTCTGGGGCGCGCTGATCGTCGCCATCGTCAGCTTCCTGCTCAGCCTGCTCATCCCGGACCGCCTCGAAGGCAAGGACTGA